The Syngnathus acus chromosome 3, fSynAcu1.2, whole genome shotgun sequence genome includes a window with the following:
- the fhod1 gene encoding FH1/FH2 domain-containing protein 1 isoform X4, with product MSAITCRVQFLQDQDPFICTNFPEPRRPPSLDVDENAPLSQLVPVVHKLLDAPLKLEECALQVYPQGNYLDLDSSLAEQRDELESFYQDMAKGKKPVLTLRTHLAVRVHAILERLYNSHGPELRRSLFSLKQLFQDDKDLVPEFVASEGLTCLVKVGAEADHNYQNYILRALSQIMLFVDGMNGVIQHGETLEWLYTLTGSQSRLLVKTSLKLLIVFVEYNEANGPTLIHAVDGVDARRGVKPWSYVMDILHEKTSCDSELLVFAMTLVNKTLAALPDQDSFYDVTDCLESLKMEDVVNRNLGNAATEPDLRAQFAIYETALRNEDGDVCELSPHLRKERRKMAAGEQEGRRGRRWSDQNVAEPTASSAGSSPASAGSPRLSAGSDPGSAAGSAAGSTAGSAASSPSGSLRGSPTPSPLSPPASTPPPLRPCDDAKIPSRSVLSHRMSSLGPSRKSRIFSKAGGGRPRDAPGASEDAPGASEGASEGASEGASEGASENPSASRRSPSDHPSGSKTSLKGNFLRSLAATQWEKKRRSETLSRAELPSADEVTEPGPAANEDEAGRAALPADGGVRRPVGALSDDRKFLLDMLFSKASAPPPPDAEDPPGGGRVLERLSSLQACSLESALPNESGASRKAELQGLEGSAQVARARLAQEQEKRYVRQQSSVDAESPSQRLESTQMTPLGLGAPGNAWDHLRPSSASLRIKDLDFSDLLDEEDVDVLDVDTADSASSSLKGAAPPPPPPLPGELAPPPPPPLPGELAPPPPPPPLPGGLAPPPPPPLPGGLAPPPAPPLPGGLAPPPPPPPLPGAPPPPSEVPSPLGKKKKKTVKLFWRELKQTEAPAKCRFGRGTVWASLDKVQVDTGRLEHLFESKAKETPIAKKVAETRKSEILVLDPKRSNAINIGMTVLPAVHVIKAAILNFDEFAISKEGIEKILTMTPTEEEKQKIQEAQLANPDVPLGPAERFLAGLASVGSLTPRLQLWSFKLNYEALEKEIAEPLFDLKLAMEQLATNQTFRRILATLLAIGNFLNSSHVAGFELAYLEKVTEVKDTVHRQSLLHHICNLITESEPQSTDVYSEIPAVTRSAKVDFELLAENLVQLERRCKASWENLKLVSKHETKSALKNKMADFLKDCTQRIVILKVVHRRVINRFHSFLLFLGQPAASVRDTKVTSFCRTISEFALEYRTTRERALALKRKRDKHRERTKTRGKMITETEKFSGAVPPVTAALETEPEREPEREAEHRNMTQMLIEERPVPRRSRTARGSTGRPSLPCQSSYASAQENDDDAADDIMERLVKSVTHNTSARTSVPKTRKRSRLNRKSMRRTLKSGVSVDMIQALGLDGRGEDV from the exons GACGACAAGGACCTGGTGCCGGAGTTCGTGGCGTCCGAGGGTTTGACGTGTTTGGTCAAAGTGGGAGCCGAGGCCGACCACAACTACCAGAACTACATCCTGAGAG CGCTGAGTCAGATCATGTTGTTTGTGGATGGCATGAACGGCGTCATCCAGCACGGCGAGACGCTGGAGTGGCTGTACACCTTGACGGGAAGCCAG TCCCGTCTGCTGGTCAAAACGTCTCTGAAGCTCCTCATCGTCTTTGTGGAGTACAACGAGGCCAACGGCCCGACGCTCATCCACGCCGTGGACGGCGTGGACGCGCGCAGAG GCGTGAAGCCGTGGTCCTACGTGATGGACATCCTCCACGAGAAGACGAGCTGCGACTCTGAGCTCCTAGTGTTCGCCATGACCTTGGTCAACAAGACCCTGGCGGCGCTCCCCGACCAGGATTCCTTTTACGACGTCACCGACTGCCTGGAAAGTCTCAAGATGGAGGACGTGGTCAACAGGAACCTCGGCAACGCCGCCACCGAGCCCGACCTCAGGGCGCAGTTTGCTATCTACGAG ACCGCCTTACGGAACGAGGACGGCGACGTCTGCGAGCTGTCCCCTCACCTGCGAAAGGAGCGCCGTAAGATGGCCGCCGGCGAGCAGGAAGGCCGCAGGGGTCGGCGCTGGTCCGATCAGAACGTGGCCGAGCCCACGGCGTCCTCGGCCGGCTCGTCGCCCGCCTCCGCAGGCAGCCCCCGCCTTTCCGCCGGCTCAGACCCGGGCAGCGCCGCCGGCAGCGCCGCCGGCAGCACCGCTGGCAGCGCCGCCTCCAGCCCTTCGGGATCGCTGCGGGGCTCTCCGACCCCCTCGCCCCTCTCTCCTCCCGCCTCgaccccgccccccctccGCCCTTGCGACGACGCAAAGATACC GAGTCGCTCTGTCCTCAGCCACCGCATGTCCTCTTTGGGTCCAAGCAGGAAGTCCAGGATCTTCTCCAAGGCCGGCGGCGGCCGACCCCGGGACGCACCAGGTGCCTCTGAGGATGCGCCCGGCGCCTCTGAGGGCGCCTCTGAGGGCGCCTCTGAGGGCGCCTCTGAGGGCGCCTCTGAGAACCCTTCCGCTTCCCGCAG GTCGCCGTCGGATCATCCGAGTGGCAGCAAGACATCTTTGAA AGGCAACTTCCTGCGCAGTTTGGCCGCCACCCAGTGGGAGAAGAAGAGGCGGAGTGAAACCCTGAGCCGCGCCGAGCTGCCCTCGGCCGACGAGGTCACGGAACCGGGACCTGCGGCAAATGAGGACGAGGCCGGTCGTGCGGCTCTTCCCGCTGACG GCGGAGTCCGGCGGCCAGTCGGCGCACTGTCTGATGACAGGAAGTTCCTTCTGGACATGCTCTTCTCCAAGGCTTCGGCGCCGCCACCCCCCGACGCAGAAGACCCGCCCGGAGGGGGCCGGGTGCTGGAGCGCCTGTCCAGCCTGCAAGCGTGCTCGCTGGAGTCAGCCCTTCCCAACGAGAGCGGCGCTTCCCGCAAGGCGGAACTGCAAGGGCTGGAAGGCTCCGCCCAGGTGGCACGGGCCAGACTGGCGCAAGAGCAAGAG AAGCGTTATGTGCGTCAGCAGAGCAGCGTGGATGCGGAGAGCCCCTCCCAGCGTCTGGAGAGCACCCAAATGACTCCGCTGGGTCTCGGCGCTCCCGGGAATGCGTGGGACCACCTTCGACCGAGCAGCGCCAGCCTCCGCATCAAGGACTTGGACTTTTCCGACCTCCTGGACGAGGAGGATGTCGACGTTCTGGACGTGGACACCGCCGACTCCGCCTCTTCCTCCCTTAAAGGTGCtgcgcctcctcctccgccgcccCTCCCTGGCGAGctggctcctcctcctccgccgcccCTCCCTGGCGAGctggctcctcctcctcccccgccGCCCCTCCCTGGGGGGctggctcctcctcctccaccgccCCTCCCTGGGGGGctggctcctcctcctgcacCGCCCCTCCCTGGGGGGCTGGCTCCAcctccgccgccaccgcccCTCCCTGGGGCGCCGCCACCCCCATCGGAAGTGCCATCACCTttggggaagaagaaaaagaagacggTGAAGTTGTTCTGGCGCGAACTGAAGCAGACGGAGGCGCCCGCCAAGTGTCGCTTTGGCCGGGGCACGGTGTGGGCGTCTCTGGACAAGGTTCAAGTGGACACCGGGCGGCTCGAGCACCTGTTTGAGTCCAAAGCCAAGGAGACGCCCATTGCCAAG AAAGTGGCAGAGACCAGGAAGTCTGAGATCCTGGTCCTGGACCCCAAGAGGAGCAACGCCATCAACATCGGCATGACGGTGCTGCCCGCCGTCCACGTCATCAAGGCCGCCATCCTCAACTTTGACGAGTTTGCCATCAGCAAGGAGGGCATCGAG AAGATCCTGACCATGACGCCCACAGAAGAGGAGAAGCAGAAGATCCAGGAAGCCCAGCTGGCCAATCCGGACGTTCCGCTGGGGCCGGCCGAGCGCTTCCTCGCCGGCCTGGCCTCCGTCGGCTCCTTGACCCCCCGCCTGCAGCTCTGGTCCTTCAAGCTCAACTACGAGGCTCTGGAGAAG GAGATTGCCGAGCCCCTCTTTGACCTCAAGCTGGCCATGGAGCAGCTGGCCACCAATCAGACCTTCAGGAGGATCCTGGCCACGCTGCTCGCCATCGGCAACTTCCTCAACAGTTCCCAC GTTGCGGGTTTTGAGCTGGCCTACCTGGAGAAGGTGACGGAGGTGAAGGACACGGTCCACAGGCAGTCTTTGCTCCATCACATTTGCAACCTGATCACGGAAAGCGAGCCGCAATCCACCGACGTCTACTCCGAGATCCCCGCCGTCACGCGCTCGGCCAAG GTGGACTTTGAGCTCCTGGCGGAGAATCTGGTCCAGCTGGAGAGACGCTGCAAAGCGTCCTGGGAAAACCTGAAGTTGGTTTCCAAGCACGAGACCAAAAGCGCTTTGAAGAACAAGATGGCTGACTTCCTGAAGGACTGCACGCAGCGGATTGTCATCCTCAAGGTGGTCCACCGGAGAGTAATCAACAG GTTCCATTCCTTCTTGCTTTTCCTGGGTCAGCCGGCGGCGTCGGTGCGCGACACCAAGGTCACCTCTTTCTGCCGCACCATCAGCGAGTTTGCGCTGGAGTATCGCACCACACGAGAGAGGGCGCTAGCGCTCAAGCGCAAGCGCGACAAACACCGAGAGAGGACCAAAACCCGAGGGAAGATGATCACGGAG ACGGAGAAGTTCTCGGGGGCGGTGCCTCCCGTCACCGCGGCGCTAGAGACGGAGCCCGAGCGGGAGCCCGAGCGGGAGGCGGAGCACCGCAACATGACTCAGATGCTGATCGAAGAGCGGCCGGTGCCGAGACGCTCGCGCACCGCCCGCG GTTCGACGGGCCGCCCGAGCCTGCCCTGTCAGTCGTCGTATGCGTCGGCTCAGGAAAACGACGACGATGCCGCGGACGACATCATGGAGCGTCTGGTCAAGTCGGTCACCCACAACACCTCGGCCAGGACGTCCGTTCCTAAAACCCGAAAGCGGTCCCGACTCAACAGGAAGTCCA TGAGGAGGACTCTGAAGAGCGGTGTGAGCGTCGACATGATCCAGGCTTTGGGACTCGACGGGCGAGGCGAGGACGTCTGA
- the fhod1 gene encoding FH1/FH2 domain-containing protein 1 isoform X5 — protein sequence MSAITCRVQFLQDQDPFICTNFPEPRRPPSLDVDENAPLSQLVPVVHKLLDAPLKLEECALQVYPQGNYLDLDSSLAEQRDELESFYQDMAKGKKPVLTLRTHLAVRVHAILERLYNSHGPELRRSLFSLKQLFQDDKDLVPEFVASEGLTCLVKVGAEADHNYQNYILRALSQIMLFVDGMNGVIQHGETLEWLYTLTGSQSRLLVKTSLKLLIVFVEYNEANGPTLIHAVDGVDARRGVKPWSYVMDILHEKTSCDSELLVFAMTLVNKTLAALPDQDSFYDVTDCLESLKMEDVVNRNLGNAATEPDLRAQFAIYETALRNEDGDVCELSPHLRKERRKMAAGEQEGRRGRRWSDQNVAEPTASSAGSSPASAGSPRLSAGSDPGSAAGSAAGSTAGSAASSPSGSLRGSPTPSPLSPPASTPPPLRPCDDAKIPSRSVLSHRMSSLGPSRKSRIFSKAGGGRPRDAPGASEDAPGASEGASEGASEGASEGASENPSASRRSPSDHPSGSKTSLNEDDVFHCPDEHDMNADNKPVLRRFEGNFLRSLAATQWEKKRRSETLSRAELPSADEVTEPGPAANEDEAGRAALPADGGVRRPVGALSDDRKFLLDMLFSKASAPPPPDAEDPPGGGRVLERLSSLQACSLESALPNESGASRKAELQGLEGSAQVARARLAQEQEKRYVRQQSSVDAESPSQRLESTQMTPLGLGAPGNAWDHLRPSSASLRIKDLDFSDLLDEEDVDVLDVDTADSASSSLKGAAPPPPPPLPGELAPPPPPPLPGELAPPPPPPPLPGGLAPPPPPPPSEVPSPLGKKKKKTVKLFWRELKQTEAPAKCRFGRGTVWASLDKVQVDTGRLEHLFESKAKETPIAKKVAETRKSEILVLDPKRSNAINIGMTVLPAVHVIKAAILNFDEFAISKEGIEKILTMTPTEEEKQKIQEAQLANPDVPLGPAERFLAGLASVGSLTPRLQLWSFKLNYEALEKEIAEPLFDLKLAMEQLATNQTFRRILATLLAIGNFLNSSHVAGFELAYLEKVTEVKDTVHRQSLLHHICNLITESEPQSTDVYSEIPAVTRSAKVDFELLAENLVQLERRCKASWENLKLVSKHETKSALKNKMADFLKDCTQRIVILKVVHRRVINRFHSFLLFLGQPAASVRDTKVTSFCRTISEFALEYRTTRERALALKRKRDKHRERTKTRGKMITETEKFSGAVPPVTAALETEPEREPEREAEHRNMTQMLIEERPVPRRSRTARGSTGRPSLPCQSSYASAQENDDDAADDIMERLVKSVTHNTSARTSVPKTRKRSRLNRKSMRRTLKSGVSVDMIQALGLDGRGEDV from the exons GACGACAAGGACCTGGTGCCGGAGTTCGTGGCGTCCGAGGGTTTGACGTGTTTGGTCAAAGTGGGAGCCGAGGCCGACCACAACTACCAGAACTACATCCTGAGAG CGCTGAGTCAGATCATGTTGTTTGTGGATGGCATGAACGGCGTCATCCAGCACGGCGAGACGCTGGAGTGGCTGTACACCTTGACGGGAAGCCAG TCCCGTCTGCTGGTCAAAACGTCTCTGAAGCTCCTCATCGTCTTTGTGGAGTACAACGAGGCCAACGGCCCGACGCTCATCCACGCCGTGGACGGCGTGGACGCGCGCAGAG GCGTGAAGCCGTGGTCCTACGTGATGGACATCCTCCACGAGAAGACGAGCTGCGACTCTGAGCTCCTAGTGTTCGCCATGACCTTGGTCAACAAGACCCTGGCGGCGCTCCCCGACCAGGATTCCTTTTACGACGTCACCGACTGCCTGGAAAGTCTCAAGATGGAGGACGTGGTCAACAGGAACCTCGGCAACGCCGCCACCGAGCCCGACCTCAGGGCGCAGTTTGCTATCTACGAG ACCGCCTTACGGAACGAGGACGGCGACGTCTGCGAGCTGTCCCCTCACCTGCGAAAGGAGCGCCGTAAGATGGCCGCCGGCGAGCAGGAAGGCCGCAGGGGTCGGCGCTGGTCCGATCAGAACGTGGCCGAGCCCACGGCGTCCTCGGCCGGCTCGTCGCCCGCCTCCGCAGGCAGCCCCCGCCTTTCCGCCGGCTCAGACCCGGGCAGCGCCGCCGGCAGCGCCGCCGGCAGCACCGCTGGCAGCGCCGCCTCCAGCCCTTCGGGATCGCTGCGGGGCTCTCCGACCCCCTCGCCCCTCTCTCCTCCCGCCTCgaccccgccccccctccGCCCTTGCGACGACGCAAAGATACC GAGTCGCTCTGTCCTCAGCCACCGCATGTCCTCTTTGGGTCCAAGCAGGAAGTCCAGGATCTTCTCCAAGGCCGGCGGCGGCCGACCCCGGGACGCACCAGGTGCCTCTGAGGATGCGCCCGGCGCCTCTGAGGGCGCCTCTGAGGGCGCCTCTGAGGGCGCCTCTGAGGGCGCCTCTGAGAACCCTTCCGCTTCCCGCAG GTCGCCGTCGGATCATCCGAGTGGCAGCAAGACATCTTTGAA CGAGGACGACGTTTTCCACTG CCCAGACGAGCATGACATGAATGCGGACAACAAGCCCGTTCTGAGGAGGTTTGA AGGCAACTTCCTGCGCAGTTTGGCCGCCACCCAGTGGGAGAAGAAGAGGCGGAGTGAAACCCTGAGCCGCGCCGAGCTGCCCTCGGCCGACGAGGTCACGGAACCGGGACCTGCGGCAAATGAGGACGAGGCCGGTCGTGCGGCTCTTCCCGCTGACG GCGGAGTCCGGCGGCCAGTCGGCGCACTGTCTGATGACAGGAAGTTCCTTCTGGACATGCTCTTCTCCAAGGCTTCGGCGCCGCCACCCCCCGACGCAGAAGACCCGCCCGGAGGGGGCCGGGTGCTGGAGCGCCTGTCCAGCCTGCAAGCGTGCTCGCTGGAGTCAGCCCTTCCCAACGAGAGCGGCGCTTCCCGCAAGGCGGAACTGCAAGGGCTGGAAGGCTCCGCCCAGGTGGCACGGGCCAGACTGGCGCAAGAGCAAGAG AAGCGTTATGTGCGTCAGCAGAGCAGCGTGGATGCGGAGAGCCCCTCCCAGCGTCTGGAGAGCACCCAAATGACTCCGCTGGGTCTCGGCGCTCCCGGGAATGCGTGGGACCACCTTCGACCGAGCAGCGCCAGCCTCCGCATCAAGGACTTGGACTTTTCCGACCTCCTGGACGAGGAGGATGTCGACGTTCTGGACGTGGACACCGCCGACTCCGCCTCTTCCTCCCTTAAAGGTGCtgcgcctcctcctccgccgcccCTCCCTGGCGAGctggctcctcctcctccgccgcccCTCCCTGGCGAGctggctcctcctcctcccccgccGCCCCTCCCTGGGGGGctggctcctcctc CGCCGCCACCCCCATCGGAAGTGCCATCACCTttggggaagaagaaaaagaagacggTGAAGTTGTTCTGGCGCGAACTGAAGCAGACGGAGGCGCCCGCCAAGTGTCGCTTTGGCCGGGGCACGGTGTGGGCGTCTCTGGACAAGGTTCAAGTGGACACCGGGCGGCTCGAGCACCTGTTTGAGTCCAAAGCCAAGGAGACGCCCATTGCCAAG AAAGTGGCAGAGACCAGGAAGTCTGAGATCCTGGTCCTGGACCCCAAGAGGAGCAACGCCATCAACATCGGCATGACGGTGCTGCCCGCCGTCCACGTCATCAAGGCCGCCATCCTCAACTTTGACGAGTTTGCCATCAGCAAGGAGGGCATCGAG AAGATCCTGACCATGACGCCCACAGAAGAGGAGAAGCAGAAGATCCAGGAAGCCCAGCTGGCCAATCCGGACGTTCCGCTGGGGCCGGCCGAGCGCTTCCTCGCCGGCCTGGCCTCCGTCGGCTCCTTGACCCCCCGCCTGCAGCTCTGGTCCTTCAAGCTCAACTACGAGGCTCTGGAGAAG GAGATTGCCGAGCCCCTCTTTGACCTCAAGCTGGCCATGGAGCAGCTGGCCACCAATCAGACCTTCAGGAGGATCCTGGCCACGCTGCTCGCCATCGGCAACTTCCTCAACAGTTCCCAC GTTGCGGGTTTTGAGCTGGCCTACCTGGAGAAGGTGACGGAGGTGAAGGACACGGTCCACAGGCAGTCTTTGCTCCATCACATTTGCAACCTGATCACGGAAAGCGAGCCGCAATCCACCGACGTCTACTCCGAGATCCCCGCCGTCACGCGCTCGGCCAAG GTGGACTTTGAGCTCCTGGCGGAGAATCTGGTCCAGCTGGAGAGACGCTGCAAAGCGTCCTGGGAAAACCTGAAGTTGGTTTCCAAGCACGAGACCAAAAGCGCTTTGAAGAACAAGATGGCTGACTTCCTGAAGGACTGCACGCAGCGGATTGTCATCCTCAAGGTGGTCCACCGGAGAGTAATCAACAG GTTCCATTCCTTCTTGCTTTTCCTGGGTCAGCCGGCGGCGTCGGTGCGCGACACCAAGGTCACCTCTTTCTGCCGCACCATCAGCGAGTTTGCGCTGGAGTATCGCACCACACGAGAGAGGGCGCTAGCGCTCAAGCGCAAGCGCGACAAACACCGAGAGAGGACCAAAACCCGAGGGAAGATGATCACGGAG ACGGAGAAGTTCTCGGGGGCGGTGCCTCCCGTCACCGCGGCGCTAGAGACGGAGCCCGAGCGGGAGCCCGAGCGGGAGGCGGAGCACCGCAACATGACTCAGATGCTGATCGAAGAGCGGCCGGTGCCGAGACGCTCGCGCACCGCCCGCG GTTCGACGGGCCGCCCGAGCCTGCCCTGTCAGTCGTCGTATGCGTCGGCTCAGGAAAACGACGACGATGCCGCGGACGACATCATGGAGCGTCTGGTCAAGTCGGTCACCCACAACACCTCGGCCAGGACGTCCGTTCCTAAAACCCGAAAGCGGTCCCGACTCAACAGGAAGTCCA TGAGGAGGACTCTGAAGAGCGGTGTGAGCGTCGACATGATCCAGGCTTTGGGACTCGACGGGCGAGGCGAGGACGTCTGA